Proteins found in one Streptococcus anginosus subsp. whileyi MAS624 genomic segment:
- a CDS encoding CoA transferase subunit A, with amino-acid sequence MQIVTLSEAISNIKSEDIVGISGFLGVGEPFELIEELVRQNQQNLTIVSVVTSQPGKEIGVGRLCENHQVKKYIAAHVGTSAAVQHEYFSGDMEVEFTPMGTVVERLHAAGAGLGAVLTPTGVGTILEKDYEKVARNGREYLVYDPLKIDVALIKATKSDKYGNLYIDGTTKNISLQLALAADTVIVEANEIVEVGEIDPNDVYIPGILVDYVVKSLTSKEHHKMMGDLWIETKKLAGVN; translated from the coding sequence ATGCAAATTGTAACATTATCAGAAGCAATTTCTAACATTAAATCTGAAGATATTGTAGGTATTTCAGGTTTTCTTGGAGTGGGTGAGCCGTTTGAACTCATTGAAGAATTGGTTCGACAAAATCAACAGAACTTAACAATAGTATCTGTTGTTACCTCACAACCGGGTAAAGAGATTGGCGTTGGTCGCTTGTGTGAAAATCACCAAGTTAAGAAATATATCGCAGCTCATGTGGGAACTTCCGCTGCCGTACAACATGAATATTTTAGTGGCGATATGGAAGTTGAATTCACACCAATGGGAACCGTGGTTGAACGACTTCATGCTGCGGGTGCTGGTTTGGGAGCTGTTTTGACTCCGACTGGCGTTGGGACTATTTTGGAAAAAGATTATGAAAAAGTAGCTCGCAACGGCAGAGAATATCTTGTTTATGACCCTTTGAAAATTGATGTTGCTTTAATTAAGGCTACCAAGTCAGATAAATATGGCAATTTATACATTGATGGGACAACTAAAAATATTTCATTGCAGCTGGCTCTTGCAGCTGATACAGTGATTGTTGAAGCCAATGAAATTGTTGAAGTTGGGGAAATTGATCCTAACGATGTATATATTCCCGGAATTCTTGTAGACTATGTTGTTAAAAGCTTGACTTCTAAAGAACATCATAAAATGATGGGCGACCTCTGGATAGAGACTAAAAAATTGGCAGGGGTAAATTAA
- a CDS encoding acyl-CoA dehydrogenase family protein, translating into MATKEEILRELYPEDLFHYADGLTLGEAEVLQETRRLIEKHLRPVINEHWEKPDFPFEQFYAVAKGAQIMNNPKLFEGREGSYKPSELYIAFLYLELARFDTSMATFYTVHGGLCYNTILLGGDERQQKEFLPKLAAFDWQGCFALTEPLSGSDIAGGLATTAERVGDKWIINGEKRWIGGSDTADVIPVFARDVADGKIKCFIVRKGAPGYDVEVIQHKIALRCVRNGHITMTNVEVPDSDRLVNINGFEDVARILTFTRADVAHIAMGITCGSFVAALKYTTNRQQFKRPVAKFQIIQEKLARMQANAVAAIAYSVRLAEMQEAGNELMLNSALAKMHNSLVMRETVALAREVGGGDGITLETDVARFFADAEAVYTYEGSHEVNALIVGREITGLGAFV; encoded by the coding sequence ATGGCAACTAAAGAAGAAATTTTACGTGAATTATATCCTGAAGATCTTTTTCACTATGCAGACGGTTTGACACTAGGAGAAGCAGAAGTCTTACAAGAAACTCGTCGTTTGATTGAAAAACATCTTCGTCCTGTGATCAATGAACATTGGGAAAAACCTGATTTTCCATTTGAACAATTTTACGCAGTTGCCAAAGGCGCGCAAATTATGAACAATCCTAAATTGTTTGAGGGACGTGAAGGCAGCTACAAACCATCAGAACTTTATATCGCATTCCTTTACTTGGAATTGGCTCGCTTTGATACATCAATGGCTACATTCTATACTGTGCATGGTGGACTTTGCTATAACACAATTTTACTCGGTGGTGATGAACGCCAACAAAAAGAATTTCTTCCTAAATTAGCAGCATTTGATTGGCAAGGATGTTTTGCTTTGACAGAACCACTTTCTGGTTCAGACATTGCAGGTGGGCTTGCAACAACTGCTGAACGTGTAGGAGACAAGTGGATTATTAACGGTGAAAAACGTTGGATTGGTGGTTCAGATACAGCTGATGTTATTCCAGTGTTTGCTCGTGACGTTGCAGATGGCAAAATTAAATGCTTTATCGTTCGCAAAGGAGCTCCTGGTTACGATGTAGAAGTTATTCAACATAAAATTGCACTTCGTTGTGTTCGAAATGGTCATATCACAATGACAAATGTTGAAGTTCCAGACTCAGATCGTTTGGTAAACATCAATGGTTTTGAAGATGTAGCTCGTATTCTTACATTTACTCGTGCTGATGTTGCTCATATCGCTATGGGAATAACTTGTGGTTCATTTGTTGCAGCATTAAAATATACTACAAACCGTCAACAATTTAAACGTCCAGTTGCTAAATTCCAAATCATTCAAGAAAAATTGGCTAGAATGCAAGCGAACGCTGTGGCAGCTATTGCTTACTCAGTTCGTCTTGCTGAAATGCAAGAAGCTGGCAATGAATTAATGTTAAATTCTGCCCTTGCTAAAATGCATAATTCACTCGTTATGCGCGAAACTGTTGCCCTTGCTCGTGAAGTAGGCGGAGGGGATGGAATTACTCTTGAAACCGATGTTGCACGTTTCTTTGCAGACGCTGAGGCTGTTTACACTTATGAAGGTTCTCATGAAGTCAACGCTTTGATTGTTGGTCGTGAAATTACTGGCTTAGGTGCATTTGTATAA
- a CDS encoding IS30 family transposase: protein MSYFHLTITDRIKIETYLELGLKPCQIASKLGVHKSTISRELRRCQNGYSAALAQEQYDHRAKQKGRKSRLTPTLKKEIEDGLKSSWSPEQICGRYQLEQRPMVAFKTIYNWLYAGLIALDLSVLRRKGKTRQPKETRGRFRIGTSIAKRPKEVRNRETFGHWELDTVVSSRGKSKGCLATFLERKTRFYLAFKIPDRTAKSMFSAIEQLYKLFPKEALKTFTSDRGKEFACYPLVENLGISFFFADAYSSWQRGSNENANGLLREYFPKKTDLAAISDEALNKALYDINHRPRKCLAYRTACEALVDEYE from the coding sequence ATGAGCTACTTCCATCTTACCATAACCGACCGAATAAAGATAGAAACCTACTTGGAATTAGGTTTGAAACCTTGCCAAATTGCAAGTAAACTTGGCGTCCATAAGTCTACCATTTCAAGAGAGTTAAGACGATGCCAAAATGGTTACTCCGCAGCCCTAGCACAGGAACAGTATGACCACAGGGCTAAGCAAAAAGGTCGGAAGTCTCGTTTGACACCAACGTTGAAAAAGGAAATTGAGGACGGTTTAAAATCCTCCTGGTCGCCTGAACAGATTTGTGGCCGCTATCAGCTTGAACAAAGGCCGATGGTAGCTTTTAAAACAATCTATAACTGGCTCTATGCTGGTTTGATTGCTCTGGATTTGAGTGTCCTTCGTCGTAAAGGAAAAACTCGACAACCTAAAGAAACACGTGGAAGATTTAGGATTGGCACATCGATTGCCAAACGTCCTAAAGAGGTCAGGAATCGTGAGACCTTTGGTCACTGGGAGCTCGATACTGTGGTGTCTTCCAGAGGCAAAAGCAAGGGCTGTTTAGCGACCTTTCTGGAGCGAAAAACGCGCTTTTACTTAGCTTTCAAGATACCAGACAGAACAGCCAAATCCATGTTTTCAGCCATCGAACAACTTTATAAGCTATTTCCAAAAGAGGCTCTTAAAACCTTCACTTCAGATAGGGGAAAAGAGTTTGCCTGCTATCCTCTGGTAGAGAATTTAGGAATTTCCTTTTTCTTTGCGGACGCCTATTCATCCTGGCAGAGAGGAAGCAATGAAAACGCCAATGGCTTACTAAGAGAATATTTTCCAAAGAAAACAGATTTAGCCGCTATCTCTGATGAGGCTTTGAACAAGGCCTTATATGATATCAATCACCGACCACGAAAATGTTTAGCTTACAGAACTGCTTGTGAAGCTCTAGTGGATGAGTACGAGTAA
- a CDS encoding 3-oxoacid CoA-transferase subunit B, with the protein MKSKEIIARRVALEFKDGDVINLGFGIPNASADYIPEGVNVILQAENGALRFGETPTKENYNANLANSGGAPITLLPGASLFDLQTSFAIIRGGHVDATVLGALEVSQDGSIANWIIPDKFAPGMGGAMDLLVGAKRVIAAIQHTTVDGQSKLLKECTLPLSAKGVLDLVITELAVFGFQDGKFLLKELAPRVSLEEVLEKTEGEVIVSDDLKTMSI; encoded by the coding sequence ATGAAATCAAAAGAAATTATTGCAAGACGTGTAGCTCTTGAATTTAAAGATGGAGATGTGATCAACCTTGGTTTTGGGATTCCGAACGCTTCTGCTGATTACATTCCTGAAGGCGTGAATGTTATCCTTCAAGCAGAAAATGGTGCTCTTCGTTTTGGTGAGACACCAACAAAAGAAAACTACAATGCGAATCTGGCCAACTCTGGTGGAGCCCCCATTACTCTTTTACCGGGAGCATCTTTATTTGACCTTCAAACGTCGTTTGCCATTATTCGTGGAGGCCACGTTGATGCTACAGTTTTAGGAGCGTTAGAAGTCAGCCAAGATGGCAGTATTGCAAATTGGATTATCCCAGACAAGTTTGCTCCAGGAATGGGAGGTGCTATGGATCTTCTAGTTGGTGCTAAAAGGGTTATCGCTGCTATCCAACATACTACTGTTGATGGACAGTCAAAACTGCTGAAAGAGTGCACATTGCCTCTATCAGCTAAAGGAGTTTTGGATTTAGTCATCACAGAACTAGCGGTATTCGGCTTTCAAGATGGTAAATTCCTGCTAAAAGAATTAGCACCCCGTGTCTCTTTGGAAGAAGTTCTTGAAAAGACAGAAGGAGAAGTAATCGTGTCAGATGACTTAAAAACAATGTCTATCTAG
- a CDS encoding class A sortase has product MSSTRKKHNKRKNILINIIATLLIIVALALIFNSSIRNMIMVWHTNRYQVSNVSKDKINRNKKAKTSFNFDKVKSLSTEDVINAQWKAQQLPVIGGIAIPELSMNLPIFKGLDNVGLYYGAGTMKETQQMGKGNYALASHHVFGITGASNMLFSPLDRAKAGMKIYLTDKEKIYTYSITSVENVAPDRVDVINDREGVNEVTLVTCEDAAATSRTIVKGMLEGETSYKDAPKEILNAFSKTYNQMQL; this is encoded by the coding sequence ATGTCATCAACAAGAAAAAAACATAATAAAAGAAAAAATATTCTGATTAACATTATTGCGACATTGTTAATCATTGTTGCACTTGCACTTATTTTCAACTCTTCTATTCGAAATATGATCATGGTTTGGCATACCAATCGGTATCAAGTGAGCAATGTCTCCAAAGATAAAATCAATCGAAACAAAAAAGCCAAAACCAGCTTTAATTTCGATAAAGTTAAATCGCTGTCTACCGAAGATGTGATTAACGCGCAATGGAAAGCACAGCAATTACCAGTTATTGGTGGAATTGCTATTCCTGAACTTTCGATGAATTTGCCGATTTTCAAGGGCTTAGACAATGTGGGTCTTTATTATGGCGCAGGCACGATGAAAGAAACGCAGCAAATGGGGAAAGGGAATTACGCATTGGCTAGCCACCATGTATTTGGGATTACAGGTGCAAGCAATATGCTCTTTTCTCCTTTAGATCGTGCTAAAGCCGGAATGAAAATTTATCTGACAGATAAGGAAAAAATTTATACTTACTCCATTACTTCAGTTGAGAATGTAGCACCTGATAGAGTAGATGTGATTAATGACCGCGAAGGTGTCAATGAAGTGACTTTGGTGACTTGTGAAGATGCTGCGGCTACATCACGAACGATTGTTAAAGGAATGCTGGAAGGAGAAACTTCTTATAAAGACGCACCAAAAGAAATTCTAAATGCATTTAGTAAAACGTATAATCAAATGCAGCTATAA
- a CDS encoding FAD-containing oxidoreductase: MLTYDLIVIGFGKAGKTLAAKMATQGKKVALIERSKAMYGGTCINIACIPTKTLLVAAEKGLSFEEVMAEKNAVISRLNGKNYAAISSVGVDIIDAEAHFLSNKIIEIVAGDEKQELTAENIVINTGAVSNVLPISGLTTAKNVYDSTGIQNLATLPKRLGILGGGNIGLEFAGLFNKLGSKVTVLDAADTFLPRVEPSIATLAKQYMTEDGIEILQNIYTQEVKNDGEEVLVIAKNETFRFDALLYATGRKPNIEPLKLENTDIQVTDRGAIQVDKHCQTTVPGVFAVGDVNGGLQFTYVSLDDFRVVFNYLSGDGSYTLENRKHVPTTMFITPPLAQIGLTEAQAKEQGLPYATKEIPVATMPRGHVNADLRGTFKAVVNTETKEILGATIFSQGAQEIINILTVAMDNKIPYTYFTKQIFTHPTLAENLNDLFAI, encoded by the coding sequence ATGTTAACATACGATTTAATTGTTATTGGTTTTGGTAAAGCTGGCAAAACATTAGCAGCAAAAATGGCAACCCAAGGAAAAAAGGTTGCTTTAATTGAACGCAGCAAAGCTATGTACGGTGGTACTTGTATCAATATCGCTTGTATTCCAACCAAAACCTTATTAGTCGCCGCAGAAAAAGGACTATCATTTGAAGAAGTAATGGCTGAGAAAAACGCAGTTATTAGCCGACTTAATGGGAAAAATTATGCAGCCATTAGTAGTGTTGGAGTAGATATTATTGATGCAGAAGCTCATTTTCTGTCTAACAAAATAATTGAGATTGTAGCAGGCGACGAAAAGCAAGAGCTAACAGCTGAAAATATCGTCATAAATACGGGCGCTGTCTCAAATGTTTTACCAATTTCAGGACTTACTACAGCAAAAAATGTTTATGATTCAACAGGCATTCAAAATCTTGCTACATTACCTAAGCGTCTTGGTATTCTCGGTGGTGGAAATATCGGTCTTGAATTTGCCGGACTTTTCAATAAGCTAGGAAGCAAGGTTACTGTCCTTGACGCTGCTGATACTTTTTTGCCACGTGTAGAGCCCTCAATTGCCACTTTGGCTAAACAATATATGACGGAAGACGGTATTGAAATTCTTCAAAATATTTACACTCAAGAAGTGAAAAATGATGGTGAAGAGGTGCTTGTCATTGCTAAAAACGAAACATTTCGCTTTGACGCTTTGCTTTATGCTACCGGTCGTAAACCAAATATTGAACCATTAAAACTTGAAAATACAGACATCCAAGTTACAGACCGCGGTGCTATCCAAGTAGATAAGCATTGCCAAACAACTGTTCCTGGCGTTTTTGCTGTTGGTGATGTCAACGGTGGACTACAATTTACTTATGTTTCGCTAGATGATTTTCGTGTCGTTTTCAATTACTTATCTGGTGATGGCTCCTACACACTTGAAAATCGCAAACATGTACCAACTACTATGTTCATCACTCCTCCACTGGCACAAATTGGTTTGACAGAAGCTCAAGCTAAAGAACAAGGCCTGCCTTATGCAACCAAAGAAATTCCAGTTGCAACCATGCCACGCGGACATGTCAATGCGGATCTTAGAGGGACGTTTAAAGCAGTTGTAAACACAGAAACTAAAGAAATTCTTGGCGCTACTATCTTCTCACAAGGTGCTCAAGAAATCATTAACATTCTAACTGTAGCTATGGACAATAAGATTCCTTATACTTATTTCACAAAACAAATCTTTACTCATCCAACTCTAGCTGAAAATCTTAATGATTTATTTGCGATTTAG
- a CDS encoding enoyl-CoA hydratase/isomerase family protein produces MSKTVLLEVKNSIGYITINRPEALNALSSQVLTDLNDVLDQVEQSEEIRVVIVTGAGEKAFVAGADIKEMDVMSPIQAFEYMTFANNTFTRLSDLRQPTIAVLNGYALGGGMELALSTDIRIGFEKTVVGFPEVGLGIIPGFAGTQRMSRLIGTSRTKELIFTARTVKGQEAYELGILNRLVSAEELLSSAEELAAAMIKNAPLAVEKAKHVIQVGSELPLKNAIRLETEAEALLFSTEDKVEGMRAFVEKRKVVFNRK; encoded by the coding sequence ATGAGTAAAACTGTTTTACTAGAAGTAAAAAACAGCATTGGCTACATTACGATCAATCGTCCTGAAGCATTAAATGCTTTGAGTTCTCAAGTATTAACTGATCTAAATGATGTTCTTGATCAAGTTGAACAAAGTGAAGAAATCCGTGTTGTGATTGTAACAGGGGCAGGAGAAAAGGCATTTGTAGCTGGAGCTGATATTAAAGAAATGGACGTGATGTCGCCAATTCAAGCTTTTGAATATATGACATTTGCAAACAATACTTTTACTCGACTTTCTGACTTACGTCAACCAACAATTGCAGTGCTCAATGGGTATGCACTTGGAGGAGGAATGGAATTAGCACTTTCGACAGATATCCGTATTGGATTTGAAAAGACAGTTGTTGGCTTTCCAGAAGTTGGCTTGGGCATTATTCCGGGATTCGCTGGTACTCAACGTATGTCTCGTTTGATTGGAACAAGCCGTACGAAAGAATTGATTTTCACTGCTCGTACAGTGAAAGGTCAAGAAGCCTACGAACTGGGAATTCTTAACAGGCTGGTTTCCGCCGAAGAACTATTAAGCTCAGCTGAAGAATTAGCTGCAGCCATGATAAAGAATGCACCGTTAGCAGTAGAAAAAGCTAAGCATGTCATTCAAGTTGGTTCGGAACTTCCACTTAAAAATGCTATCAGACTTGAAACGGAAGCTGAAGCATTGTTGTTCTCTACAGAGGACAAAGTAGAAGGGATGCGTGCTTTTGTAGAAAAACGCAAGGTGGTTTTTAATCGTAAGTAA
- a CDS encoding LysR family transcriptional regulator, which translates to MDIIQMTYFINIVECGCNLSIAAKKIHISQSALSQFVTNFEATEGLQLFNSRNGRLESLTEAGGKIYRFATEIVNRHEEMQSMIHMEAQKQKGTINLGIPSLILRVYFASALPKFFKDNPHINIQVVEGGSKDLRQKFLEGDLNFVLLIEPTNLDAKKYEQYIIQADEYAAYMDKNHPLADKEFLEWKDIAAYDLATFNKSFTTYELVAEKLKNKKIETNFTYLSSAWDFLTESTYKNDMIAILPRPVEYFVDKNKFKAVRFKDPIPFNIWFCRSYKANYNEVEAYVYEELLKGYYQPISSLDT; encoded by the coding sequence ATGGATATTATTCAAATGACTTACTTTATCAATATCGTCGAATGTGGATGTAATCTTTCGATTGCTGCTAAAAAAATTCATATTAGTCAATCTGCTTTGAGTCAATTTGTCACAAATTTTGAAGCGACTGAAGGACTGCAGCTTTTTAATAGTAGAAATGGAAGATTAGAAAGTCTGACAGAAGCTGGTGGGAAAATTTATCGTTTTGCTACGGAAATTGTCAATCGTCATGAAGAAATGCAATCCATGATTCATATGGAAGCGCAAAAACAAAAAGGAACTATTAATTTAGGCATTCCTTCTCTGATTTTACGTGTTTATTTTGCCAGTGCTCTTCCTAAATTTTTCAAGGATAATCCGCACATTAATATTCAAGTCGTAGAGGGAGGCAGTAAGGATTTACGCCAAAAATTTCTTGAAGGTGATTTAAATTTTGTTTTATTGATTGAGCCGACTAATTTAGATGCTAAAAAGTACGAGCAATATATTATACAAGCCGATGAATATGCAGCTTATATGGATAAAAATCATCCTTTAGCAGATAAAGAATTTCTTGAATGGAAAGACATCGCTGCTTATGATTTAGCAACATTTAATAAATCATTTACTACTTATGAATTAGTAGCTGAAAAATTAAAAAATAAAAAGATAGAGACAAATTTTACATATTTATCATCAGCATGGGATTTTTTAACAGAGTCTACGTATAAGAATGATATGATTGCTATTTTACCTCGTCCAGTAGAATATTTTGTGGATAAAAATAAGTTTAAAGCTGTTCGTTTTAAAGATCCGATTCCATTTAATATCTGGTTCTGTAGGTCGTATAAAGCAAATTATAATGAAGTTGAAGCATACGTTTATGAAGAACTTTTGAAAGGTTACTATCAGCCTATTTCGAGCCTTGATACCTAA
- a CDS encoding acetyl-CoA C-acetyltransferase produces the protein MKEAVIVSAVRTPLGSFGGSLKNISAVDLGSLVIKSALERANLKAEQVDEVIMGNVLGAGLGQNVARQMSVNAGIPVSSPAFTVNKVCGSGLKTVQLAAQAILCGDADIIVAGGAENMSQAPYVLQNQRWGSRMGDSKVVDTMLRDGLTDAFNDFHMGITAENVAAQYDISREVQDAFAVQSQQRAVAAIEAGRFKEEIVPVIIPQRKCEPIVFDTDEFPRKDASLEGLAKLRPVFKEGGTVTAGNASGINDGAAAVVVMSSEKAKELGIPVLATIKSYASAGLDPKIMGCGPIYASRKALEKGGFTTEDLDLIESNEAFASQACAVGKELNLDPEKVNVNGGAIALGHPIGASGCRILVTLLHEMEKRDAKRGLATLCIGGGMGTAVIVER, from the coding sequence ATGAAAGAAGCAGTTATTGTATCAGCAGTTCGTACACCATTAGGTTCTTTTGGTGGAAGTTTGAAAAATATTTCAGCTGTTGATTTGGGAAGTTTGGTTATCAAAAGCGCGCTGGAACGAGCAAATTTGAAGGCTGAACAAGTTGATGAAGTGATTATGGGAAATGTTTTAGGGGCAGGACTTGGTCAGAATGTGGCACGCCAAATGAGTGTCAATGCAGGTATCCCTGTATCTTCTCCAGCATTCACAGTCAATAAAGTATGTGGTTCAGGGCTTAAAACTGTTCAGTTGGCTGCACAAGCTATCCTTTGTGGAGATGCTGATATCATCGTAGCGGGTGGTGCAGAAAATATGAGCCAAGCACCATATGTGCTGCAAAATCAACGTTGGGGCTCTCGTATGGGAGACTCTAAAGTTGTTGATACTATGTTGCGCGACGGTCTGACTGACGCCTTTAATGATTTCCACATGGGAATCACAGCTGAAAATGTTGCTGCACAGTATGATATTTCTCGTGAAGTCCAAGATGCTTTTGCTGTTCAGTCACAACAACGTGCTGTGGCAGCTATTGAAGCTGGACGTTTCAAAGAAGAAATCGTTCCAGTGATTATTCCACAGAGAAAATGTGAGCCAATTGTTTTTGATACGGATGAATTTCCAAGAAAAGATGCCTCACTAGAAGGTTTGGCTAAATTACGCCCTGTCTTTAAAGAAGGCGGAACGGTCACAGCTGGTAATGCTTCTGGTATCAACGATGGAGCGGCAGCAGTTGTTGTCATGAGTTCAGAAAAAGCGAAAGAGCTAGGCATTCCTGTTTTAGCAACCATAAAATCCTATGCAAGTGCAGGATTAGATCCGAAAATCATGGGTTGCGGACCAATTTATGCTTCTCGTAAAGCACTTGAAAAGGGTGGCTTTACAACTGAAGATCTCGATTTGATTGAATCCAATGAAGCATTTGCATCGCAAGCATGTGCTGTTGGTAAGGAGTTAAATCTTGATCCGGAAAAAGTAAACGTAAACGGTGGTGCCATTGCACTTGGTCATCCAATTGGAGCATCAGGCTGCCGTATTCTGGTTACTTTGTTGCATGAAATGGAAAAACGCGATGCTAAACGTGGTCTTGCAACTCTTTGTATCGGAGGAGGAATGGGCACAGCAGTTATTGTAGAACGTTAA